One part of the Desulfurellaceae bacterium genome encodes these proteins:
- a CDS encoding MFS transporter, protein MPKNETIPWAQLLSKVPVWAIIINHFCSNWGFYVLLTWLPTYFTQALGVDLSQVGVYTILPWLAMFLMANVAGWVADKLIEAGLSVTFVRKLMQTIGFLGPTIFLSLIGSVSSAPQAITYMCCALGLNAFALSGFGVNHLDIGPRYAGILLGLSNTAGTIPGIVGVTLTGYILDVTGSWGLVFSIAAGIYLFGLLVWLLFATGERVFE, encoded by the coding sequence GTGCCCAAAAACGAGACGATTCCGTGGGCTCAGCTGTTATCCAAGGTGCCGGTCTGGGCCATCATCATCAATCATTTTTGTTCAAACTGGGGCTTCTATGTGCTCTTGACCTGGCTGCCGACGTATTTCACCCAGGCCCTGGGCGTCGATCTGTCTCAGGTCGGCGTGTACACCATTCTGCCCTGGCTGGCCATGTTTCTGATGGCCAATGTCGCCGGCTGGGTGGCCGACAAGCTGATCGAAGCCGGCCTGTCGGTGACGTTCGTGCGCAAACTGATGCAGACCATCGGTTTTCTGGGGCCGACCATCTTTCTGAGCCTGATCGGCAGTGTCAGCTCGGCCCCGCAGGCGATTACCTACATGTGTTGCGCCCTGGGGCTGAACGCCTTTGCCCTATCCGGCTTTGGCGTCAACCACCTGGATATCGGCCCACGCTATGCCGGCATTCTGCTCGGCCTGTCTAACACTGCGGGCACCATACCGGGCATCGTGGGCGTGACCCTGACCGGCTATATCCTTGATGTCACCGGCTCGTGGGGTCTGGTGTTCTCGATTGCGGCCGGCATCTACCTGTTCGGCCTGCTGGTGTGGCTGCTGTTTGCGACCGGCGAGCGAGTCTTCGAGTAG
- a CDS encoding MFS transporter → MESRPEPSHTIPTAVPPGRSWPRRYNLVGLCFLSTFICYIDRVNISVAIIPMAEEFGWDQTTRGIVLSSFFYGYLSTQVFGGWLADRFGGKIVLGLGVVWWSLFTLITPPAAALSFTVLFLARVGMGLGEGVAFPAVYNLYARWIPRQERARSIALTSSGISLGTVGALLLTPTIVVALGWPWVFYLFGILGFVWYGLWHFLPPTPPTAIPASIPRSWSSFATTSRRCPKTRRFRGLSCYPRCRSGPSSSIIFVQTGASMCS, encoded by the coding sequence ATGGAGTCACGCCCGGAACCGTCCCATACCATCCCGACCGCCGTCCCGCCCGGCCGCTCCTGGCCACGCCGCTACAACCTGGTCGGGCTGTGCTTTCTGAGCACCTTCATCTGCTATATCGACCGGGTCAATATCTCGGTAGCCATCATCCCCATGGCCGAAGAGTTTGGCTGGGACCAGACCACGCGCGGCATTGTGCTGTCGTCCTTTTTCTACGGCTATCTGTCCACCCAGGTGTTTGGCGGCTGGCTGGCCGACCGGTTTGGCGGCAAGATCGTGCTGGGTCTGGGCGTGGTGTGGTGGTCGCTGTTCACCCTGATCACGCCGCCGGCCGCAGCCCTGTCTTTCACCGTCCTGTTCCTGGCCCGGGTCGGCATGGGGCTGGGCGAGGGCGTGGCCTTTCCGGCCGTCTACAACCTGTACGCGCGCTGGATACCCAGGCAGGAACGCGCCCGCTCCATCGCCCTCACCAGCAGCGGCATTTCCCTGGGGACGGTCGGCGCCTTGCTGTTGACGCCGACGATTGTGGTCGCTTTGGGTTGGCCGTGGGTGTTCTACCTGTTCGGTATCCTGGGCTTTGTGTGGTACGGCCTGTGGCACTTCCTGCCACCGACACCCCCGACAGCCATCCCGGCGTCCATCCCTCGGAGCTGGAGTTCATTCGCCACAACGTCCCGCCGGTGCCCAAAAACGAGACGATTCCGTGGGCTCAGCTGTTATCCAAGGTGCCGGTCTGGGCCATCATCATCAATCATTTTTGTTCAAACTGGGGCTTCTATGTGCTCTTGA